The following DNA comes from Musa acuminata AAA Group cultivar baxijiao chromosome BXJ1-4, Cavendish_Baxijiao_AAA, whole genome shotgun sequence.
TGAACATACATAACATCATGGAGAAATTGGCAGCTCTATGTTGCCCAATTGTCTTAGGATGATTCTTAAAACACATAAGAATTAGTCATACCATTGACAGCTAGGCAAAGAGTTATTGAGATGCTTTAAAGGCTAGCAAGAATTCAGACCATTGCTTAAGTGACCGCCTATGAAAACATTAGTTGGCTGATTGCGGCTTAAAACAGTCAGTAAGAAAATCATGAAGAAGTAAAGAAACAGAAGAATACCGAAAAAGATAAGAAAACAAGATAGAAGGGTTATGTTTTGGTGGGGCCTAGATGTGTTTTGACGGTCCGATCAGGATTTGATGGCTTTTAATGCTTGAGTTATGTGTGTCTGCCTGATCTACCAGCAATTGTTGTCTTTGATGAAGGACTGGTGTGATCTGGCTGGTGGTAGGTGTTGCTGTTGGACTTGTTTAGCATGCATTAGCTGCCACTGagaaactagaaaaaaaaaaaaaagaaatggataATAATTGTTGGCTCAGTTAGTTCTGGATTTGAATTGAAATGGTCTGAACATGggataaaatataaaacaaaagtaAAGGAACCAGAGGTAATTGAGCTGCATTATCATGGTAGTCCTGTATGTCAATACCATTGTGCTGTCAGCATGGCTAGAACAATTAATCCTTGATCATAAGCATGATCCACATGATAGCATTGCCCAATTAATCCAATCCAATCACTACACCCCATATCTTTTGGGGGCTGGTTGGGTGTGTCAATATCTGGCTGCTTTGACTGATCCGACTGAGTACAAACAATTCTAGATTCACCCCAATTGTCTGGCCATTCAATCACAACAGATTTCTAATTGGTCCTGTCAACCTCTGCCGATTATTGATCATTAAGAAAAAGCTGATCCCATGATTCAATTTGGTCAAGTTGAATTGATCCAGGCTAATTCTGATCTTAAATTCTATTACTTATCCCTGATTTGATTCAAATTCTGCAAACCTTGATCATGTAGACCATCATTGAACTCTGTAGCAAGCTCTCACTGATTAAGACTTGAACTATTATATAGTGTTTTGTAATTTGTCTTATACTACTAAACCCTCTTTTCCTAATATGAGCAGTTATATTTGGACCAACTCATTCGGTGACTTTATAGGAGAGTAAGTAACAACTAACATGCATCACGGTTCAATGCAAATGCATTTGATACCTTTACTGATCCTGAAAATAAAATTGTAATTGTTTGTAAAAGTAATAAACCACCTTAAAAAAATTGGGTTCTACTTCTTAATTAATTTTGTCAAACATTATATTATCCTGAGAACAAGGAGGTGCTTCGAAATTAAGCATGTGCTTAACTTTCCTATTTACTTACTGAAACTAGATTAAGATTTTAGTTAATCAAGTTAGTCTCCTCATATGATGGATGTGGCCATTTATCATGCAACTACTAACTTAATCATTTAAATTCATCACCTATGGTTCTCTACCCATCTCAAAGATTGAATTTATTGACATTCAATGGTGGATGTCATTTACATGTTTTCATACTTTTATCCCAGTGCATCTGGTGGGAAGATCAAGAAGCGCTTAGAATCATTTTTGTGTTTTAGTATTTGTGCACTACCAAGATGTGATCCATTAATTGTGTCAATGTCATGCAAAGTGCAGGTTGATTCTGTGTCATGCTATTGTAAAGTAGATTCTGGCCTGAAAACAATTATCGGGGCCAGAAAATTTGTTCCTGGAGCGAAGTTATGTCTTCAACCTGAAATTATGCCAAATGGACCAAGATCAAGAAACTCACGCAGGGAGAGGAGCAGAAACCAGGAACCTCTAGTGCCTGGCCTTCCTGATGATCTTGCTATTGCTTGTCTGGCTCGGGTTCCCCGAGTTGATCACCAAAACCTTCGATTTGTATGCAAGAGATGGAACCGGCTTCTGTCTGGAAATTACTTCTATTCCCTCAGAAAAAAACTTGGAATGGCAGAGGAATGGGTGTATGTCATCAAAAGAGACCGTGGTAGAAGGATATCCTGGCATGCATTTGATCCAATCCATCAGCTCTGGAGGCCACTTCCACCTGTTCCCGCAGATTATTCTGAAGCAGTTGGCTTTGGTTGTGCTGTTCTTAGTGGTTGTTACCTCTACTTATTTGGAGGTAAAGATCCATCAAAGGGTTCAATGAGGCATGTCGTCTTCTACAATGCTCGGACAAACAAATGGCACAGAGCTCCAGATATGATTCGGAAGCGCCATTTCTTTGGCTCTTGTGTTATAAATAATTGCCTTTACGTTGCTGGTGGGAAATGTGAAGGTGGTCAAAGAACTCTTCATTCAGCTGAAGTTTATGATCCTAGCAGGAATAGATGGACATCCATCGCTGAAATGAACACCGGGATGGTGCCTTTCTTTGGGGTTGTTTACGATGGTAAATGGTTTCTGAAAGGGCTCAATTCTCACTGTCAGCTTGTGAGCCAAGTCTACATACCCACTGCCAACACATGGTCCACAGCGAATAGTCGAATAATTACAGGATGGCATATTCCCAGCATTTTATTGAATGGAAGGCTATATGCTTCAGATTGCAGGGATGGCTGTAAGCTTAGGGTATTTGAAAGAACTACAGATTCATGGAACAAGTTCATGGACAGCAAACATCATCTTGGAAATTCTCAGGTCTTTGAGGCTGCATCATTTGTTTCTCTTAATGGGAAGCTCGGCATCATCCGAAACAACATGAGCATTAGTCTTGTTGATGTCACAGATCCAGGAAATAGCGTAGAGACAAATAGTGCCCGTGCGTGGGAGACTGTTGTCGAGAAAGGCAAACTCAAGAACATCGTAACAAGCTTATGGTCATCTATTGCAGGTCGTAGCAACTTCAAGGGTCGAATTGTTCACTGTCAGGTGCTGCAAGCTTGAGAGCTCTCGATCAGTCCTTGTAGTTTTAGCTGATGACTAAAGGAACTTGACATCTTGACCAAGCAAATCTGCAGCAAAGCTCCTGCAAGTCGTCAGAAATTTTACAGACATGGAATTTAGCTATTGGAAGCAAACGAGAAAGGACAATGCAGGCTTCAATTGCTTGTTCTTGAGGTCATCAAGATGTTCGAAAAAAGGAGCTAGTTTTAGCCTTGTAAAATCGTGATGGAGAAACTGCGGTAAGAGCTAAAAGGGTGTTCTATCATATTATTGACAATGTGAAATACATGCTTTTTAGATTCGAGAGATAccatatatttcttttttatctgATGAAAATATCATCAGACACCAACTAAATATCTATGCAAGTCATGCAAGCAATTTATAAGTTACCTACCAATTTATATGAATAATAACTAGTGATGGTgatatcttttttttctctctattaTCTATATTTTTTGTACCTTCATTTTCAAATTCTTGTCATGAACTCCAATGATAAATCTATGGCTGTTGCTCCTCAATCAAACGCcatacatatgtaaaacacaacTTTTATTTCTGATGGAAGAAGAGGTATCATATACAAAAAAACTTCGACAAGAAATAGATACCAAATGAGTAAccgacgctctctctctctctctctctctctctctctctctccatatgcATAAACCGCTAGTAGTAGTCGGCTGGTGGATACCTAAAACGACACCCTGCGAAGCTTCCTGGAACCTGACATTTTTGGTCCATTACAGAATTATTACTACGCCTTTCAATGATTTATGTGTGCTCTGTAGTCACTGTGTGCGCGTATAAAGAGCATCCAAGTTTCGGCAGCAATTTCTGGGCTGCATTGGATCGAGATACGGAGTACTGTTGGGTGTAGAGCCATGGCGTCGACGGGCTACGAGGCGGCGAGGAGGCTCGAGGGAGGCGAGCTCAAAGGCGGTAGGATGAGCAAAGAGGCGCAGCAGGGCCACGGCCACACCCACGGCCGCACCGCCCACAACATGTCCTCGTCGTCGCTGCGCAAGAAGTCGGACCTGTCGCTGGTGTCGAAGGTCCGCTGCCGCTTCCTCAGGGCGCTCCTCGCCAACCTGCAGGAGA
Coding sequences within:
- the LOC103980158 gene encoding F-box/kelch-repeat protein At1g55270, coding for MERAAPESLANSRGVVRVQAPPVDSVSCYCKVDSGLKTIIGARKFVPGAKLCLQPEIMPNGPRSRNSRRERSRNQEPLVPGLPDDLAIACLARVPRVDHQNLRFVCKRWNRLLSGNYFYSLRKKLGMAEEWVYVIKRDRGRRISWHAFDPIHQLWRPLPPVPADYSEAVGFGCAVLSGCYLYLFGGKDPSKGSMRHVVFYNARTNKWHRAPDMIRKRHFFGSCVINNCLYVAGGKCEGGQRTLHSAEVYDPSRNRWTSIAEMNTGMVPFFGVVYDGKWFLKGLNSHCQLVSQVYIPTANTWSTANSRIITGWHIPSILLNGRLYASDCRDGCKLRVFERTTDSWNKFMDSKHHLGNSQVFEAASFVSLNGKLGIIRNNMSISLVDVTDPGNSVETNSARAWETVVEKGKLKNIVTSLWSSIAGRSNFKGRIVHCQVLQA